The following proteins are co-located in the Imtechella halotolerans genome:
- the lpxB gene encoding lipid-A-disaccharide synthase: MKYYLIAGEASGDLHASNLMKAIKAKDTQAEFRFWGGDLMQQVGGTLVKHYRDLAFMGFLEVLLNLRTILKNITLCKEDINAFKPDVLIFIDYPGFNMRIAHWAKLRGIPTHYYISPQLWAWKENRIKAIKRDVDKMYVILPFEKDFYEKKHSFPVHFVGHPLLDAIADREQIHPDDFKKANNLDDRPIIALLPGSRKQEIKKLLNVMLTMLPKFPEYQFVIAGAPSQEFEFYKPFIGSKDVSYIANKTYDLLSVAHAAIVTSGTATLETALFKVPEVVCYKGNWVSYQIAKRIITLKYISLVNLIMDREVVTELIQGECNSKKLEIELRKILDKNHREHLFMEYYRLEQILGGRGASQKTADLIISSNKH; this comes from the coding sequence ATGAAATATTACCTCATAGCCGGGGAAGCTTCAGGAGATTTACATGCTTCCAACCTAATGAAAGCTATTAAAGCAAAAGACACACAGGCCGAATTCCGGTTTTGGGGTGGTGATCTCATGCAACAAGTTGGAGGAACCTTAGTAAAACACTATCGAGATCTGGCCTTCATGGGTTTTTTAGAAGTACTACTAAACCTACGTACTATACTAAAAAACATCACTTTATGCAAAGAAGACATAAATGCTTTTAAACCAGATGTGTTAATCTTTATAGATTATCCAGGTTTTAATATGCGTATAGCACATTGGGCTAAACTCAGAGGTATTCCAACACATTATTACATTTCTCCTCAGTTATGGGCTTGGAAAGAAAATCGAATTAAAGCAATCAAGCGAGATGTAGATAAAATGTATGTCATCCTTCCTTTTGAGAAGGATTTTTACGAAAAAAAGCATTCGTTCCCTGTGCATTTTGTCGGACATCCCTTGCTTGATGCTATAGCAGACAGAGAACAGATCCATCCAGATGATTTCAAAAAGGCAAATAACCTGGACGACCGACCAATTATAGCATTACTGCCTGGAAGCAGGAAGCAAGAAATCAAAAAATTGTTAAATGTCATGCTTACAATGCTTCCTAAATTTCCTGAATATCAATTTGTAATTGCTGGAGCTCCAAGTCAGGAATTTGAATTTTATAAGCCCTTCATAGGTTCTAAAGACGTCAGTTATATTGCCAATAAAACATATGATCTTTTAAGTGTTGCGCATGCTGCGATAGTAACAAGTGGTACTGCCACTCTAGAAACTGCACTTTTTAAAGTACCTGAAGTAGTATGCTATAAAGGTAATTGGGTATCATATCAAATTGCAAAAAGAATAATTACATTAAAATATATATCGCTGGTCAACTTAATCATGGACCGGGAGGTAGTAACAGAATTAATCCAAGGTGAATGCAACTCTAAAAAGTTAGAAATAGAACTTCGCAAAATATTAGATAAAAACCACCGGGAACACCTTTTTATGGAATATTACAGATTAGAACAGATATTAGGTGGACGCGGTGCAAGTCAAAAAACAGCTGACTTAATTATTTCAAGTAATAAACATTGA
- the surE gene encoding 5'/3'-nucleotidase SurE — protein sequence MQKKPLILVTNDDGITAPGLRCLIKIMNELGDVVVVAPDSPQSAMGHAITINSTLYCSPITIDDGEQIEYSCSGTPVDCVKLAVNELLNRKPDLCVSGINHGSNSSINVIYSGTMSAAVEAGIEGIPAIGFSLLDYNWEADFDAARNYIKRITLNALEEGIPENVVLNVNIPKLKENEIKGIKVCRQAKAFWAEEFDKRVNPQGRNYYWLTGKFVNQDKGQDTDEWALENGYISVVPVQFDLTAHHAIQKLNTWKLND from the coding sequence ATGCAAAAAAAGCCTTTAATATTAGTAACTAACGATGATGGTATTACAGCCCCGGGTCTTAGATGTCTTATAAAAATCATGAATGAATTGGGTGACGTGGTAGTCGTTGCTCCAGACAGCCCTCAAAGTGCAATGGGCCATGCAATAACTATAAACTCTACATTGTACTGCAGTCCTATTACAATAGATGATGGGGAACAAATAGAATACAGTTGCAGCGGAACCCCGGTAGATTGTGTAAAACTTGCAGTCAATGAACTCCTTAATCGAAAACCAGATTTATGTGTTAGTGGCATTAACCATGGTTCGAATTCATCCATTAATGTAATATACTCAGGAACTATGAGTGCGGCTGTAGAAGCAGGAATAGAAGGAATCCCTGCTATTGGTTTTTCACTTCTAGATTATAATTGGGAAGCAGATTTTGATGCAGCCAGAAATTACATTAAACGAATTACATTAAATGCTCTTGAGGAAGGCATCCCAGAAAATGTTGTTCTTAACGTCAATATACCTAAGCTTAAAGAAAATGAAATAAAAGGAATTAAGGTATGTCGTCAAGCGAAGGCATTTTGGGCTGAAGAATTTGACAAACGTGTAAATCCTCAAGGAAGAAATTATTACTGGTTAACTGGTAAATTTGTAAATCAAGACAAGGGTCAAGACACTGATGAATGGGCACTTGAAAACGGATATATTTCCGTGGTACCTGTCCAATTTGATTTAACGGCTCATCACGCTATTCAAAAATTAAATACTTGGAAACTGAATGACTAA
- a CDS encoding carboxy terminal-processing peptidase: MKRNLTYLLFVVLISAASCSFTTKSFDNPDKDKVLLEIIKYVVERGHFDPKSTDDEYSKGVFNSFIEAIDGQKRYFLQSDIDDFKKYELEIDDQLKNNSLEFFNVSHERLLKRMEESKAIVEEVLVDPFDFSTQETINVDYENLPYATNKANLKERWRKLLMFSTLSSYHSKMKENSNSENPRSSAEIEKEAREATRKTIMESFGLMNDLQRRDWFSMYVNSLVEEFDPHTNYFAPEDKDRFDVSMSGKFEGIGARLQKRTDGIRIVEVISGGPVWKEKSLEVGDEIMKVAQEGEQPVDIAGMRLDDAVKLIKGPKGTKVFLTVKRVDGTNEVVSIVRDIVELEESYAKTALVSHKNHTFGVINLPKFYIDFKDYKERNAASDVALEIERLKAEGMDGLVLDLRDNGGGSLKTVVDMAGFFIKEGPVVQVKSAGQRKDVLSDTDKSILWDGPLVILVNELSASASEILAAAMQDYKRAIVIGSKQTYGKGTVQNVIDLNQFLQNSDLGDVGALKITTQKFYRINGGSTQLEGVKGDVVVPDRYSYINIGEKDQKNPLSWDRIEPASYEKWDGIMNYEETVKNSQERMANNDYLKLVDENARWVKKQQDNMVYPLNYEAFKRELEKDESMAKRFKKLSEYKTNLTFLSLPYEQKEVEKDEELKLRRDRWHEALSGDVYVEEAINVLTDLKEATVKQRVAAIKG; this comes from the coding sequence ATGAAAAGGAATCTAACCTATTTACTGTTTGTAGTTCTAATTTCGGCTGCCTCATGTAGCTTTACTACGAAGTCTTTTGATAATCCAGATAAAGACAAAGTATTACTTGAAATTATTAAATATGTAGTTGAGAGAGGTCATTTTGATCCTAAATCAACAGATGATGAATACTCTAAAGGAGTGTTCAATAGTTTTATAGAAGCTATAGATGGACAAAAACGATACTTTTTGCAATCGGATATTGATGACTTTAAGAAGTATGAACTAGAGATAGATGATCAATTGAAAAACAATTCACTTGAGTTTTTTAATGTATCTCACGAACGACTTTTAAAGCGTATGGAAGAGTCAAAAGCAATTGTTGAAGAAGTGCTCGTTGATCCTTTTGATTTTTCTACTCAAGAAACTATTAATGTGGATTATGAAAATTTACCATATGCCACCAATAAGGCTAATTTAAAAGAACGTTGGCGTAAACTTTTAATGTTCTCTACATTGTCGAGTTATCATAGTAAAATGAAAGAGAATAGTAATTCTGAAAACCCTCGAAGCTCTGCTGAAATTGAAAAAGAAGCTAGAGAGGCAACTCGCAAAACTATTATGGAGTCGTTTGGGTTAATGAATGATTTACAGCGTCGTGATTGGTTCTCAATGTATGTTAATAGTCTTGTCGAAGAATTTGATCCACATACTAATTATTTTGCCCCTGAGGATAAGGATCGTTTTGATGTGAGTATGTCAGGTAAATTTGAAGGTATAGGTGCTCGTTTACAAAAACGTACCGATGGAATAAGAATAGTTGAAGTTATTTCGGGTGGACCTGTATGGAAAGAGAAAAGCCTTGAGGTTGGTGATGAAATAATGAAGGTTGCCCAAGAGGGAGAACAGCCCGTTGACATTGCAGGTATGCGTTTGGACGATGCAGTAAAGTTGATTAAGGGACCTAAAGGGACCAAGGTGTTTCTTACAGTGAAACGAGTAGATGGTACTAATGAGGTTGTGTCGATTGTTCGTGATATTGTTGAATTGGAAGAATCTTATGCCAAAACGGCCTTAGTAAGTCATAAAAATCACACTTTTGGAGTCATTAATTTACCTAAGTTTTATATAGATTTTAAAGATTATAAGGAGCGAAATGCGGCCTCAGATGTTGCACTTGAAATTGAAAGATTAAAGGCAGAAGGAATGGATGGTCTGGTACTTGATTTACGTGATAATGGTGGAGGATCTTTGAAAACTGTTGTAGATATGGCAGGTTTCTTTATAAAAGAGGGCCCCGTGGTTCAAGTAAAATCGGCCGGTCAACGTAAGGATGTCTTAAGTGATACCGATAAATCGATACTGTGGGATGGTCCTTTGGTGATTCTTGTGAACGAATTATCGGCTTCTGCTTCTGAGATTTTGGCTGCTGCTATGCAGGATTATAAACGTGCTATTGTAATTGGAAGCAAACAAACCTATGGGAAGGGAACCGTTCAGAATGTGATTGATTTAAATCAGTTTTTGCAAAACAGTGATTTAGGAGATGTAGGAGCTTTGAAAATAACAACTCAAAAGTTTTATCGTATTAATGGTGGGTCTACTCAATTAGAGGGCGTTAAGGGTGATGTAGTGGTTCCTGATCGTTACAGTTATATTAATATAGGAGAAAAGGATCAGAAAAATCCGTTGTCATGGGATCGTATAGAACCGGCTTCTTATGAAAAGTGGGACGGGATAATGAATTATGAAGAAACCGTGAAGAATAGTCAAGAGCGTATGGCTAACAATGACTATTTGAAGCTGGTTGATGAAAATGCAAGATGGGTTAAAAAGCAACAAGACAATATGGTCTATCCACTTAATTATGAGGCCTTCAAGCGGGAGTTGGAAAAAGATGAAAGCATGGCGAAGCGTTTCAAAAAACTTTCTGAATACAAAACAAATCTAACATTCTTATCATTACCTTATGAGCAAAAAGAGGTGGAGAAGGATGAGGAGCTTAAATTACGTAGAGATCGTTGGCACGAAGCACTTTCGGGGGATGTATATGTAGAGGAAGCCATTAATGTGTTAACTGATTTAAAAGAAGCTACAGTTAAACAACGTGTAGCGGCTATAAAAGGATAG
- a CDS encoding ABC transporter permease, with protein sequence MNEQVSSLTTLALQKFKRNFWGVLSLCFITCCGLLAVFAYVLAPDNSVNANHMQLTIHSQPPGFSVDMLRIPSENKETQSVLSRWFFGSRATETEIPIVSYKVVDSLLYYNEYLPDGVMGLEKVVPLSKWGADATSDVVEKWIDTRTFWLGTDKYGRDMLSRMLVGTRISFSIGFIAVFISLIIGITLGALAGYFGGRIDALIMWFINVTWSIPTLLLVIAMTLALGKGYWQVFIAVGLTMWVEVARVVRGQVLSVKETQYVTAAKALGYGHLRIVFKHILPNVMAPVIVIAAANFASAILVESGLSFLGIGAQPPTPSWGAMIKDHYSYIILGKAYLALVPGVAIMSLVMAFMLVGNGLRDALDVKN encoded by the coding sequence ATGAATGAACAAGTCAGTTCATTAACAACACTGGCGCTCCAAAAGTTTAAAAGAAACTTTTGGGGCGTTTTAAGTTTGTGTTTTATTACATGCTGTGGCTTACTTGCCGTATTTGCGTATGTTTTGGCTCCAGATAATTCGGTTAATGCGAATCATATGCAACTTACCATTCATTCGCAGCCTCCAGGTTTTTCAGTTGATATGCTAAGGATACCTTCCGAAAATAAAGAAACACAATCTGTTTTGAGTCGTTGGTTTTTTGGAAGTCGGGCAACGGAAACTGAAATTCCAATAGTTTCCTATAAGGTGGTGGATTCTTTGTTGTATTATAATGAATATCTACCCGATGGCGTGATGGGGTTGGAAAAGGTGGTTCCTTTATCGAAATGGGGAGCTGATGCCACTTCTGATGTTGTGGAAAAATGGATTGATACTAGAACATTTTGGCTAGGGACAGATAAGTATGGTCGAGATATGTTAAGCAGAATGCTTGTGGGAACTCGAATTTCTTTTTCAATTGGGTTTATAGCAGTTTTTATTTCTCTGATTATTGGAATTACGCTGGGGGCTTTGGCAGGTTATTTTGGAGGAAGAATTGATGCTTTAATTATGTGGTTTATTAATGTAACTTGGTCTATACCTACTTTACTGCTTGTTATTGCCATGACATTGGCACTAGGTAAGGGTTATTGGCAAGTTTTTATTGCAGTAGGATTGACTATGTGGGTTGAGGTTGCTAGGGTTGTGAGAGGTCAAGTTTTGAGTGTAAAAGAGACACAGTATGTCACTGCTGCAAAGGCATTGGGATATGGACATCTGCGCATTGTCTTCAAGCATATTTTGCCAAATGTTATGGCCCCAGTCATTGTGATTGCGGCTGCTAATTTTGCCTCAGCAATTTTGGTAGAAAGTGGGTTGAGCTTTTTAGGGATTGGGGCACAGCCTCCCACACCAAGTTGGGGTGCTATGATTAAGGATCATTACAGTTATATTATTTTAGGAAAAGCATATTTAGCATTGGTGCCTGGGGTTGCCATAATGAGTCTTGTGATGGCATTTATGCTTGTAGGTAACGGGCTTAGAGATGCCTTAGATGTAAAAAATTAA
- the rodA gene encoding rod shape-determining protein RodA, producing MAKNVVLQKIDWLSILLYLALVGIGWLNIYSTTHVHENSALFNLDQPYGKQLIFICLSVLLIIFVLSIEAKFYERFASIFYLSSIVLLAGLFLFGKNINGATAWYSIGPFTLQPSEFAKVATALAVSKYLSDIQTNIKLFSDQLRLFAILAIPALLIILQPDPGSTVVYASFFFVMYREGLPAAYLVVGTLLTIIFISTLKFGLVLTILTSFILGALYYYLRKKRAKKVSIFPIIAMVLLCGLVSFSTNMVYENVFKQHHRDRFSLWLRLDNEITNNDQLKRTVGYNTHQSETAIGSGGILGKGFMEGTRTKGNFVPEQDTDYIFTTLGEEWGFIGTSLVVLLFTALLLRLLYLAERQKSQFSRIYGYSVVSILFFHFMINIGMVIGLLPTIGIPLPFFSYGGSGLWGFTILLFIFLKFDANRINDWMER from the coding sequence ATGGCCAAAAATGTTGTATTACAAAAAATCGATTGGTTGAGTATATTGCTATACTTAGCTCTAGTTGGTATTGGTTGGCTAAATATTTACTCCACAACACATGTTCATGAAAATTCAGCTTTATTTAACCTAGACCAACCATACGGCAAACAACTTATTTTCATTTGTCTAAGTGTTTTGTTAATTATATTTGTACTTTCCATTGAGGCTAAATTTTATGAACGATTTGCTAGTATTTTCTACCTATCATCTATTGTACTTTTAGCAGGATTATTTCTATTTGGAAAAAATATCAATGGAGCTACTGCCTGGTACAGTATTGGTCCCTTCACCCTACAACCCTCAGAATTTGCTAAGGTGGCCACAGCATTGGCAGTTTCTAAATATCTCAGTGACATTCAAACTAATATAAAACTTTTTTCAGATCAACTTAGACTATTTGCAATTCTTGCTATACCAGCTTTACTTATTATACTGCAACCTGACCCAGGAAGTACGGTTGTTTATGCATCCTTCTTTTTTGTAATGTATCGTGAAGGATTACCAGCAGCCTACCTAGTAGTAGGTACATTGTTAACCATCATTTTTATATCTACACTTAAGTTCGGTTTAGTTCTTACAATCCTAACCTCTTTTATTTTAGGAGCATTATATTACTACCTTAGAAAAAAACGCGCTAAGAAAGTTAGTATCTTTCCAATTATTGCCATGGTACTACTTTGTGGTCTCGTATCCTTTTCAACTAATATGGTCTATGAAAACGTCTTTAAACAACACCACAGAGACCGATTTAGTCTTTGGCTGCGTTTAGATAATGAAATTACTAATAATGATCAACTCAAACGCACTGTAGGATACAACACCCATCAGTCTGAAACAGCTATTGGATCAGGAGGAATACTTGGCAAAGGTTTCATGGAGGGAACACGTACCAAAGGAAACTTTGTTCCCGAACAAGACACAGACTACATTTTTACAACATTAGGGGAAGAATGGGGATTTATAGGTACATCATTAGTTGTATTACTATTTACCGCCCTATTACTTCGTCTACTCTATCTTGCTGAAAGACAAAAATCACAATTCAGTAGAATTTATGGATATAGCGTGGTATCGATATTGTTTTTCCACTTTATGATCAACATTGGTATGGTGATTGGCTTATTACCCACTATTGGTATACCATTACCCTTTTTTAGTTACGGTGGTTCTGGATTATGGGGCTTCACTATTCTATTATTTATATTTTTAAAGTTCGATGCCAATCGCATTAATGATTGGATGGAGCGATAG
- the mrdA gene encoding penicillin-binding protein 2, translated as MRKLLLASLIILTAIALLARLYYLQVVSDISDKNIEQDVAIEAVYDYPERGYIYDRNGNLLVANQPAYDIMIIPREVKDIDTLEFCSLLNITKEDFTQRFHKARTYSPIKPSVFIPQLSKEEYAILQEKMRKYNGFYIQKRSLRHYLTHVGGNILGYISEVNERDMARNPYYQSGELIGRQGVEMQYEEYLRGKKGVKYLQKDRFNRQIGRYKDGLYDTLPVPGKDVHLTIDEDLQAYGELLMQKKHGGIVAIEPKTGEILALVSAPTYDPNLLVGRKRSKNYTALYNDSIAKPLYDRGLLAEYPPGSPFKIITALIGLQEGIIDEHTSFSCNGGYRYGSRIMRCHCGRASNQLDYGIAKSCNSYFANTYRKTIEKFPSSKEGMDVWHSHVKSFGLGDFLGYDLPAGRPGKIPNSDLYDRLYGKNRWGPTFNISNAIGQGESVTTPIQLANVFAAVANRGFFYTPHIIKKINNEPIKFEEYVKPKYTTIDSKHFEPIIQGMHKAYTDGTARGAQMEGINIGAKTGTAENYVRVNGVRMQLTDHSIFVAFAPIEDPKIAIAVFVENGYYGARVAGPIASLMIEKYLKGEITRTHLEKRMLEKSLEEEYAKPYSGKPFTINR; from the coding sequence ATGAGAAAGCTACTCTTAGCATCCTTAATTATTCTAACAGCCATAGCGCTTCTAGCTCGATTATACTACCTACAGGTAGTATCTGACATCTCAGATAAAAATATCGAGCAGGATGTTGCCATTGAAGCCGTTTATGATTATCCGGAGAGAGGCTATATTTATGATAGAAATGGAAATCTATTGGTTGCAAATCAACCAGCGTATGATATTATGATCATCCCTAGGGAGGTTAAAGACATAGATACCCTAGAATTTTGCTCGCTTCTAAATATCACAAAGGAGGATTTCACTCAACGCTTTCATAAAGCACGGACCTATTCTCCCATCAAACCTTCGGTTTTTATTCCTCAATTGTCTAAAGAAGAATACGCAATTCTTCAAGAAAAAATGCGTAAATACAACGGGTTTTATATTCAAAAACGTTCTTTACGTCATTATCTAACGCATGTCGGAGGTAACATTCTTGGTTATATTAGCGAGGTAAACGAACGTGATATGGCTCGTAATCCCTACTATCAATCTGGAGAACTCATAGGAAGACAAGGGGTAGAAATGCAATATGAAGAATATTTACGTGGTAAAAAAGGAGTAAAATACCTTCAAAAAGATCGATTCAACAGACAAATTGGAAGGTACAAAGATGGTCTCTACGATACCCTACCAGTTCCAGGTAAAGACGTTCACCTCACCATAGATGAGGACTTACAAGCTTATGGTGAATTATTGATGCAAAAAAAACATGGTGGAATTGTTGCTATAGAACCCAAGACAGGAGAGATCCTTGCTTTGGTATCTGCACCCACCTACGATCCTAATTTACTTGTAGGTCGAAAACGTTCCAAAAATTATACGGCTTTATATAATGATTCAATAGCAAAACCTTTGTATGATCGCGGACTATTAGCAGAGTATCCACCTGGTTCTCCTTTTAAAATCATTACAGCATTAATAGGACTTCAAGAAGGAATCATTGACGAACACACTAGTTTTTCATGCAACGGAGGCTATCGCTATGGAAGTCGCATTATGAGATGTCATTGTGGACGTGCTAGCAATCAATTAGACTACGGTATTGCTAAATCTTGTAATTCATACTTTGCTAATACCTATCGTAAAACAATTGAAAAATTCCCATCCTCTAAGGAAGGAATGGATGTTTGGCATTCACATGTTAAAAGTTTTGGACTTGGAGATTTTCTTGGGTATGATCTTCCAGCCGGCCGTCCAGGTAAAATACCTAATAGCGATTTATATGATCGATTATATGGAAAGAACAGATGGGGACCTACCTTTAATATTTCCAATGCCATCGGTCAAGGAGAATCAGTAACCACCCCCATTCAATTGGCGAATGTATTTGCAGCTGTGGCTAACCGAGGATTTTTTTACACTCCACACATTATAAAAAAAATTAACAATGAACCCATTAAATTTGAAGAATACGTAAAACCAAAATACACCACTATTGATTCGAAACACTTTGAACCAATCATCCAGGGAATGCATAAAGCCTATACTGATGGTACTGCGAGAGGTGCTCAAATGGAAGGAATTAATATAGGAGCCAAAACAGGAACTGCGGAGAACTACGTTCGTGTAAATGGAGTTCGAATGCAGCTTACCGATCATTCCATATTTGTGGCCTTTGCTCCTATTGAAGATCCTAAAATAGCCATTGCGGTTTTTGTAGAAAATGGATATTACGGAGCGAGAGTGGCAGGACCTATAGCTTCTTTAATGATTGAAAAATATTTGAAAGGGGAAATTACTCGAACTCACCTTGAAAAGCGAATGCTCGAAAAAAGTTTAGAAGAAGAATATGCCAAACCCTATAGTGGCAAACCATTTACAATTAACCGCTAA